The proteins below come from a single Mangifera indica cultivar Alphonso chromosome 16, CATAS_Mindica_2.1, whole genome shotgun sequence genomic window:
- the LOC123198967 gene encoding disease resistance-like protein DSC1, whose product MVEELHLNPEAFNNMQNLRFLQFYGFEHGKNVPESDSSAFRRILRWLKRENSNDGKVHGFKKLKFDFYEIRHFCFHGYPDKSLPSNFNPKNLVALYMPHSKVEKLWTGNQVFVNLKHIDLSHSEHLCKIPDFSLMSNLESLNLEDCTNLLESFSSIHNLHKLVILNLQGCKRFDNLPISFNCQSLREVNLSNCSNLERVQYLPKSVEELYLDGTAIKELQSIEHLFKLEKLSLRRCSRLERLPESFRELKSLKCFYLSGCSKLDKLPNDMGNLRTLEVLELEEISFAEIPAFMTSLINLETLSLTRCKMQKRSDIPLFDLSVFQRMKELDLSDCCIKVLPDSIGELLSLQWLFLSGNNLETIPESIKNLSGLKTLLLTDCHKLKCLPELLSSLMRFSAQNCESLESMSSLPAIFLCTDSFITTIDFSDCSKLKLEMTDALLTIGRSATDYFSQLFYRDKVSLSLTFSVFL is encoded by the exons ATGGTAGAAGAGCTACATTTGAATCCTGAAGCTTTTAACAACATGCAAAACCTACGATTCTTACAATTTTATGGGTTTGAACATGGAAAGAATGTGCCTGAATCTGATTCCTCTGCATTCCGTCGTATCTTGAGATGGTTGAAAAGAGAAAACTCCAATGATGGAAAGGTGCATGGTTTCAagaaacttaagtttgatttctaTGAGATAAGACACTTTTGCTTTCATGGATATCCTGACAAATCATTGCCgtcaaattttaatccaaagaaCCTTGTTGCACTTTACATGCCTCATAGcaaagttgaaaaactttgGACTGGTAACCAg gtttttgttaatttgaaacatattgACCTCAGTCACTCTGAGCATCTATGCAAAATACCAGATTTTTCACTTATGTCAAATCTTGAGAGCTTGAATCTTGAAGATTGTACAAATTTGCTTGAGAGTTTCTCATCTATCCATAATCTCCATAAACTTGTTATCTTGAATCTACAAGGATGCAAACGCTTTGATAATCTTCCAATTAGTTTTAATTGCCAATCTCTTCGAGAAGTTAATCTCTCCAATTGCTCAAATCTCGAAAGAGTTCAATATCTCCCTAAGTCAGTTGAAGAGTTATATCTAGATGGAACTGCAATAAAAGAATTGCAATCAATAGAGCATCTATTCAAACTAGAGAAATTGAGTCTTAGAAGATGTTCAAGGCTTGAAAGGTTACCAGAGAGTTTTCGTGAGTTAAAATCTCTTAAATGTTTTTATCTCTCGGGTTGTTCTAAACTCGACAAATTGCCTAATGACATGGGAAATTTACGAACTCTGGAGGTACTGGAACTAGAGGAAATTTCTTTTGCAGAAATACCGGCATTTATGACAAGTTTAATCAACCTGGAGACATTATCTTTGACAAGATGTAAGATGCAGAAGCGATCGGATATCCCACTCTTCGATTTATCTGTCTTCCAAAGAATGAAAGAGCTAGATCTGAGTGATTGTTGCATCAAGGTCTTACCCGACAGTATTGGCGAATTACTCTCACTGCAATGGTTATTTCTTAGTGGAAACAATTTGGAGACGATACCAGAGAGCATCAAAAACCTCTCTGGCCTGAAAACGCTTCTTTTAACCGATTGCCACAAGCTTAAATGCTTACCGGAGCTTCTAAGCAGTTTAATGAGATTTAGTGCACAGAATTGCGAATCTCTTGAATCAATGTCAAGTTTACCAGCTATATTCCTATGCACAGATTCTTTTATTACCACCATCGACTTCTCTGATTgttccaaattaaaattagagatgacaGATGCTCTCTTGACTATTGGGAGAAGTGCAACAGACTATTTCTCTCAACTATTCTATCGCGATAAAGTAAGTCTCTCTCTcactttttctgttttcttatga
- the LOC123198968 gene encoding disease resistance protein RPV1-like produces MRFSLVSVVWTLEKTLPAIFMKPFVRKIFKLSLMINFIRGEEISPSLLKAIEHSKISVIIFSKGYASSRWCLKELEEILKCKKAYDQIVMPVFYDVDPSGVRNQKGDFGKSFAELENRFIGHSEMLEGWRTALRDAANLSGFHSNNYRNEASLVKTIVDEILKRLTNDLSTIHTKNLVGLDSSIEEIENLLCTKGVHTVGIWGIGGIGKTTLATAVFNKIFRQFEVSYFAQNIREESEKNGGLNDMHQKLLCALSGDVNPNIGFIFPRERLIAKKALIVFDDVTANVNQMEFLIEVSKYLDSESRIIITTRDKRVLTYCGVCYIHEMKELSFNNALRLFTLFAFRDNSPIEEDYIRLSSSVVECAKGLPLALKVLGAFLFKRTKIEWESALENLQINSYGDIYKVFKISYDGLDDREKDLFLDIACFFKGFKRDLIEVILNACDFNSHISINLLIEKCLITTSFDTITMHDLLEEMGREIVRQESTDPGKRSRLWHHDEIFSVLKFNMVRAKSIGFLFLFYTKYNKILVGRVLLNCLV; encoded by the exons ATGAGGTTTTCCTTAGTTTCCGTGGTGTGGACACTCGAAAAAACATTACCAGCCATCTTTATGAAGCCTTTCGtcagaaaaatatttaaactttcattgatgataaaCTTTATcagaggagaagaaatttctcCATCTCTTTTGAAGGCAATTGAACATTCGAAGATCTcggttatcattttctctaaaggcTACGCTTCCTCCAGATGGTGTCTCAAAgaacttgaagagattcttAAATGTAAGAAAGCGTATGATCAGATCGTAATGCCAGTCTTCTATGACGTAGATCCATCTGGTGTCAGGAATCAAAAGGGGGATTTTGGGAAATCGTTTGCTGAGCTTGAAAATCGTTTTATTGGTCATTCAGAGATGTTGGAGGGATGGAGGACTGCTTTGAGGGATGCAGCCAACCTTTCTGGTTTTCATTCAAACAACTATAG GAATGAGGCATCTCTTGTAAAGACTATTGTGGATGAAATCCTGAAAAGATTGACTAATGACCTCTCAACAATTCACACCAAGAATCTAGTTGGACTAGATTCATCAATCGAggagattgaaaatttattatgtacaAAGGGTGTTCATACGGTAGGAATTTGGGGCATTGGAGGCATAGGTAAGACTACTCTTGCAACTGCTGTATTCAACAAAATCTTTAGACAGTTTGAAGTTTCTTACTTCGCTCaaaatattagagaagaatcaGAGAAAAATGGCGGACTAAATGACATGCACCAAAAACTCCTTTGTGCACTCTCAGGGGATGTAAATCCCAATATTGGATTCATCTTCCCAAGAGAAAGACTTATTGCCAAGAAAGCTCTCATTGTGTTTGATGATGTGACTGCAAATGTCAACCAAATGgaatttttaattgaagtttCTAAATACTTGGATTCTGAAAGTCGAATAATTATAACCACAAGGGATAAACGTGTGCTAACATATTGTGGAGTGTGTTACATACACGAGATGAAagaattatcttttaataatgcTTTGCGACTTTTTACCCTATTTGCCTTTAGAGATAACAGCCCAATAGAAGAAGATTATATTAGGTTATCATCAAGTGTAGTAGAATGTGCTAAAGGTCTTCCATTGGCTCTCAAAGTTTTAGGTGCCTTTCTATTCAAGAGGACAAAGATTGAATGGGAAAGTGCACTAGAAAACTTGCAAATTAATAGTTATGGGGATATCTATAAGGTGTTTAAAATAAGTTATGATGGATTAGACGACAGAGAGAAGGATCtatttttagatattgcatGTTTCTTTAAAGGGTTTAAAAGAGATCTCATAGAAGTAATCTTGAATGCTTGTGACTTCAACTCTCATATTTCTATAAATCTTCTCATTGAAAAGTGTCTTATAACTACATCATTTGACACTataacaatgcatgatttacttGAGGAAATGGGTAGAGAAATTGTTCGACAAGAATCGACTGACCCTGGTAAACGTAGTCGGTTGTGGCATCACGATGAAATCTTTTCAGTATTGAAGTTTAATATGGTAAGAGCCAAATCAATTggttttttatttctattttacacaaaatataataaaatattagttggCAGAGTATTATTAAATTGTTTGGTATAG